From [Clostridium] symbiosum, a single genomic window includes:
- a CDS encoding IS30 family transposase translates to MANKKGSRQLTWTDRISIEALKKAGHSVIEIAEQLGVHRSTIYNELKRGEYMHRNSDYTETLSYSPNKAQMKAEENLKARGTQLKIGNDIAYANYIEDKIVNEDYSPAAVLGELKAQGKEGEFSVTVCVTTLYSYIDKGIFLKLSNKNLPVKKNKKRNYKKVQRQQKRAAAGESIDKRPKEIDTREEFGNWEMDSVLGKRGKSKNTLLVLTERKTRNEIIFKLPDHTDEAVVAALDRLERKWGADMFKRVFKTITVDNGSEFADAEGLQRSIINEGEKRTKVYYCHPYSSWERGTNEVTNKMIRRKIPKGTNFDDRTEEEVESIENWINGYPRKIHGYHSAGELFEEEVKQLA, encoded by the coding sequence ATGGCGAATAAGAAAGGCAGCCGACAGTTGACATGGACAGACCGTATAAGTATTGAGGCATTGAAAAAAGCAGGGCATAGCGTGATAGAGATAGCAGAACAGCTGGGAGTACACCGCAGCACTATTTACAATGAGCTTAAGCGAGGGGAATATATGCACAGAAATAGCGACTATACAGAAACATTAAGTTATAGCCCAAACAAGGCACAAATGAAAGCAGAGGAAAACTTAAAGGCAAGGGGGACACAGCTTAAAATAGGCAACGATATTGCATACGCAAATTATATAGAGGATAAAATAGTAAATGAAGATTACAGCCCAGCTGCGGTACTGGGAGAATTGAAAGCACAGGGGAAAGAGGGGGAATTTTCCGTAACAGTATGCGTAACGACCTTATACAGCTACATTGACAAGGGTATTTTCCTTAAGCTGTCTAATAAGAATTTGCCAGTAAAGAAGAATAAGAAGAGAAATTATAAGAAAGTACAGAGGCAACAGAAAAGGGCGGCAGCAGGAGAGAGTATAGACAAACGCCCGAAAGAGATAGATACACGGGAAGAGTTTGGCAACTGGGAAATGGACAGCGTTTTAGGCAAGCGGGGAAAGTCAAAAAATACGTTGCTGGTACTGACAGAGCGGAAAACCAGAAACGAGATTATATTTAAACTGCCAGACCATACAGACGAGGCAGTAGTAGCGGCACTGGATAGATTAGAAAGAAAATGGGGCGCTGATATGTTTAAACGGGTATTTAAGACAATCACAGTAGACAACGGCAGCGAGTTTGCAGATGCAGAGGGCTTACAGCGTTCTATTATCAACGAGGGAGAAAAGCGGACAAAGGTATATTACTGCCACCCGTACAGCAGTTGGGAGCGTGGCACAAATGAGGTAACAAATAAGATGATACGCCGGAAGATACCGAAAGGCACAAATTTTGACGACAGGACAGAGGAAGAGGTAGAGAGTATAGAGAACTGGATAAACGGATACCCACGCAAAATACATGGCTATCATTCAGCAGGGGAACTATTCGAGGAAGAGGTAAAGCAGCTTGCATAA